The following are encoded in a window of Vicia villosa cultivar HV-30 ecotype Madison, WI unplaced genomic scaffold, Vvil1.0 ctg.000863F_1_1, whole genome shotgun sequence genomic DNA:
- the LOC131631797 gene encoding uncharacterized protein LOC131631797 has protein sequence MNNRKIDSFFKRKACEIEREDRDEEIIILTIEEHRGFENPIIEEYHGFENSLERDPGKRTPIWQYPLNQVDAIQRAYLKWGPYQIHLESYPLSGSDDHPRRFQHNWFSIFSSWLEYSPSEDAAYCLPCYLFSKKPSGRPGSHVFISTGFRTWKKVRNGKHCSFLKHIGKDPCSPHNNAMKACQDLLNQDGHIRNVIQVQSLNQRMNNRLCLKTSIDTVRWLTLQACAFRGHDETNNSKNQRNFLELLKLLASYNDEIAKIVLKNAPQNCKVKKHIREEIGDSKFCIVVDEARDESKKEQMALVLRFVDKVGLIQERFFDVAHVKDTTSLTLKEAICDILSRHNLDVSNIRGQGYDGASNMRGEWNGLQALFMKDYPYAYYVHYFAHRLQLALVTSSREVKTINQFFDKLIFVVNVVCSSTKRHDELQTAQLEEISYLLEIDEIVSGKGVNQVGTLKQARDTRWGSHYNSICSLINIYALSSLTKTKSRCSNAMHFVRSTKSFIQDFRENGWDILFTKVRSFCEKHGIEIHDLNDVHSTTRFGCSRLEENQVTIQHYFKVEMFFTTIDKQLQELNDRFSEQAMDLLILSCALSPKDGYKAFNIDIICSLAETYFLIDRLLRLIMTLPISTATTERSFSAMKIIKTKLRNKMDDGFLGDSMTIYIEREISASISSESIIDDFKSLGTRRSLF, from the exons ATGAATAATAGAAAAATTGATTCTTTTTTTAAGAGGAAAGCATGTGAAATTGAAAGAGAAGACAGAGATGAAGAAATTATAATTCTGACAATTGAAGAGCATCGTGGTTTTGAGAATCCAATAATCGAAGAGTATCATGGTTTTGAAAATTCCTTGGAACGCGATCCTGGAAAGCGTACTCCGATTTGGCAATATCCACTAAATCAAGTGGATGCAATACAAAGAGCTTATCTAAAATGGGGTCCATATCAAATTCATTTAGAAAGCTATCCTTTGTCCGGTAGCGATGATCATCCAAGAAGGTTTCAACACAATTGGTTTAGCATATTTTCCTCATGGTTAGAATATTCACCATCCGAAGATGCTGCATATTGCTTACCATGTTACCTATTTAGCAAAAAACCAAGTGGGCGTCCCGGATCACATGTCTTCATTTCTACGGGTTTTAGAACTTGGAAGAAAGTTAGGAATGGAAAACATTGTTCCTTTCTTAAACACATAGGGAAGGATCCTTGCTCACCACACAACAATGCAATGAAAGCTTGTCAAGACTTGTTGAATCAAGATGGTCATATTCGAAATGTTATTCAAGTGCAAAGTTTGAATCAAAGAATGAATAATCGGCTATGTCTCAAGACTTCAATTGACACTGTTCGTTGGTTAACGCTTCAAGCTTGTGCTTTTAGGGGTCACGATGAAACTAAcaattcaaaaaatcaaagaaactttctTGAGTTGTTAAAACTTTTAGCATCTTACAATGATGAAATTGCAAAAATTGTGTTGAAAAATGCTCCACAAAATTGCAA AGTGAAAAAGCATATTCGTGAGGAAATTGGTGATTCCAAATTTTGTATCGTTGTCGATGAAGCTCGTGACGAGTCAAAAAAGGAACAAATGGCTCTTGTATTAAGATTTGTTGATAAAGTTGGTTTAATACAAGAGAGATTTTTTGATGTGGCACATGTTAAAGACACCACATCTTTAACTCTTAAGGAAGCAATATGCGATATACTTTCTCGACATAACCTTGATGTTTCTAACATCCGCGGCCAAGGGTATGATGGTGCTAGCAACATGAGAGGAGAATGGAATGGTTTACAAGCACTCTTTATGAAGGATTATCCTTATGCATACTATGTTCATTATTTTGCTCATCGATTGCAACTTGCGTTGGTTACATCATCAAGAGAGgtaaaaacaattaatcaattcTTTGATAAGTTAATTTTTGTTGTCAATGTTGTTTGTTCCTCTACAAAGCGTCATGATGAGTTACAAACTGCCCAATTAGAAGAAATTTCATATTTGTTAGAGATTGATGAGATTGTAAGTGGTAAAGGGGTAAATCAAGTTGGTACTTTGAAACAAGCAAGAGATACTCGTTGGGGATCGCATTACAATTCTATTTGTAGCTTGATAAACAT ATATGCTTTGTCAAGCcttacaaaaacaaaatcaagatGTAGTAATGCTATGCACTTCGTTCGTTCAACAAAGAGTTTTATTCAAGACTTCAGAGAAAATGGTTGGGATATATTGTTTACTAAAGTGAGATCTTTTTGTGAAAAACATGGTATTGAGATTCATGATCTTAATGATGTTCATTCAACAACAAGATTTGGATGCTCCCGTCTTGAAGAGAATCAAGTCACAATTCAACATTACTTTAAAGTTGAAATGTTTTTCACTACCATTGACAAACAGTTACAAGAGTTGAATGACAGATTTAGTGAGCAAGCAATGGATTTGTTAATCCTTTCTTGTGCTTTGTCTCCTAAGGATGGATATAAAGCTTTTAACATTGATATTATTTGTTCTTTG GCTGAAACTTACTTCTTGATTGATAGACTACTTCGTCTTATCATGACTCTTCCCATTTCTACGGCCACAACTGAGAGGTCTTTTTCAGCAATGAAAATTATTAAGACCAAGTTGAGAAACAAGATGGATGATGGGTTTCTAGGAGAtagcatgacaatatatattgaaAGGGAGATTAGTGCAAGCATTAGTTCTGAGTCTATTATTGATGATTTCAAGTCACTCGGAACTCGTAGATCATTATTTTAA
- the LOC131631780 gene encoding uncharacterized protein LOC131631780: protein MAKKRKSIATTLDEVDRTMYASFCSAANSLSQLHMHALNHQKLSFQAGQRHSLEKLYQWIWRQQEGGSRVATLDILNYIQNELDYFGEEQSVSPRAALPPATQVASSGFTVTPGSSCQTVVGQELGSEHCDNQPKSFEFPNALPSPVRRSLQHYQVGDGGNYLTGPSIGNGNQNTESSLFHQQSTAFSSNDSAMDMHSD from the exons ATGGCCAAGAAGAGAAAATCCATAGCCACGACGCTCGATGAAGTCGATCGAACCATGTACGCTTCGTTTTGTAGCGCTGCCAATTCTCTCTCCCAGCTTCACATGCATGCGCTTAATCATCAGAAACTTTCCTTCCAAGCTGGTCAACGACATAGCCTC gAAAAACTTTATCAGTGGATCTGGAGACAGCAAGAGGGTGGATCAAGAGTTGCAACACTTGATATACTTAACTACATTCAG AATGAACTGGATTATTTTGGAGAGGAGCAATCTGTGTCGCCTAGAGCTGCACTACCACCAGCAACACAAGTAGCTAGTTCTGGCTTTACAGTAACACCCGGTTCTTCGTGCCAAACAGTTGTTGGGCAGGAACTTGGATCAGAGCACTGTGATAATCAACCTAAGAGTTTTGAGTTTCCGAATGCTTTGCCAAGCCCCGTTCGTCGAAGTCTTCAGCATTATCAAGTTGGTGACGGAGGGAACTACCTCACCGGACCCTCCATAGGGAATGGAAACCAGAACACTGAATCCAGCCTTTTTCACCAGCAAAGCACTGCATTCAGTTCCAACGATTCTGCCATGGACATGCATTCAGACTAG